One genomic region from Evansella sp. LMS18 encodes:
- a CDS encoding Mur ligase family protein codes for MKGFRDMARDYLIDLEPVVIAVTGSGKRTTVIKLIEAMLENHFKTEATAGSVSDPAAAFLSLLQLPEGTDVYIFETDPQDEETAAELFQVLQPGFNVITGVEGAGDKNQTKGIISLAENLMKASASLILDGDDPLLDREWKADAVKAGFSDGCLFKIHSVEETGPDNSEFSIEGIRLRFQINSSELQHIKYAAYAVAVCVHLGLPAEAAAEKLESFSFSK; via the coding sequence ATGAAGGGTTTCAGAGATATGGCAAGAGATTATCTTATCGACCTGGAGCCTGTGGTAATCGCTGTAACCGGGAGTGGGAAAAGAACCACTGTTATTAAGCTGATTGAAGCGATGCTTGAGAATCATTTTAAAACAGAAGCGACAGCAGGCAGTGTGTCTGATCCTGCTGCTGCTTTTCTGTCCCTTCTTCAGCTCCCGGAAGGCACAGATGTTTATATCTTTGAAACAGATCCCCAGGACGAGGAAACAGCAGCTGAGCTTTTCCAGGTTCTTCAGCCGGGCTTCAATGTTATTACAGGGGTCGAGGGCGCCGGTGATAAAAATCAAACAAAGGGTATCATTTCCCTGGCTGAAAACTTGATGAAGGCTTCAGCAAGTCTTATTTTAGACGGGGACGATCCTCTTCTTGACCGGGAATGGAAGGCAGACGCTGTCAAAGCGGGTTTTTCAGATGGCTGTCTCTTTAAAATACATTCGGTGGAAGAGACAGGTCCTGACAACAGTGAATTTTCGATTGAAGGCATCAGGCTTCGGTTTCAAATAAACAGCTCGGAACTACAGCATATTAAATATGCAGCATACGCTGTTGCCGTTTGCGTGCATTTGGGCCTGCCTGCAGAAGCAGCTGCAGAGAAGCTGGAAAGCTTTTCTTTTTCCAAATAG